From the Lolium rigidum isolate FL_2022 chromosome 2, APGP_CSIRO_Lrig_0.1, whole genome shotgun sequence genome, one window contains:
- the LOC124687722 gene encoding adenine phosphoribosyltransferase 4-like produces MGEEANCIAVMEACTKAKENGHAAADVKVPKADDAVVAAAEADPRLQGISDAIRVVPHFPKQGIMFNDITTLLLRPGVFRDAVDIFVERYRGMAIHAVAGIEARGFIFGPAIALAIGAKFIPLRKPKKLPGEVISETYVLEYGTDCLEMHVGAIEPGGRVLIVDDLVATGGTLCAAINLMERAGADVVECACLIGLPKFKDLYKLNGKPVYVLVESREYEK; encoded by the exons ATGGGTGAGGAGGCCAATTGCATCGCCGTGATGGAGGCCTGCACCAAGGCCAAGGAGAACGGCCACGCTGCGGCGGACGTCAAGGTGCCCAAGGCCGACGAcgccgtggtggcggcggcggaggccgatcCCCGGCTGCAGGGCATCTCCGACGCCATCCGCGTCGTCCCGCACTTCCCCAAGCAAG GCATCATGTTCAACGACATCACCACGCTGCTGCTCCGCCCGGGCGTCTTCAGGGACGCCGTCGACATCTTCGTCGAGCGCTACCGCGGCATGGCCATCCACGCCGTCGCCG GGATCGAGGCGAGAGGATTCATATTTGGCCCGGCCATCGCCTTAGCCATCGGTGCCAAGTTCATACCGCTGCGTAAACCAAAGAAACTCCCAG GTGAGGTGATCTCCGAGACCTATGTTCTTGAGTATGGAACTGATTGTTTGGAGATGCATGTTGGGGCTATCGAACCCGGTGGGCGTGTTCTGATCGTTGATGATTTAGTTGCCACTGGCGGGACACTTTGTGCTGCTATAAATCTTATGG AACGTGCTGGAGCTGATGTCGTTGAGTGTGCTTGTCTCATTGGGCTCCCAAAATTTAAG GATTTATACAAGCTCAATGGAAAGCCTGTGTATGTACTGGTGGAGTCTCGTGAATATGAAAAATGA